One Arcobacter sp. FWKO B genomic window, TGCTTCTACTTGTCTATCAAATACCCTATCGTACCCATAGTCATTACCAATAGCAGTCAAAGCACTTGTATCGGTTGTCAGTGCAATACCAGGTAACCCTTTTCGCTCAGTTTTGTATCTTCCTGTAAGTTCAGCTGCGATATGCTGTGCATCAGCCGCACTTCCGCCATTTCCACAAAGAAGAACTTTATTTCCCTTTTTCAAAGCTTCCACTATCAAATAAGCTGATTTTGAAACATCGGCTTCAAGTTTTGGCAAACACTCCTGTACACTTCTTATATGCAATTCAAATTCACTTTGTACTCTACTTAACATAAATTTCCTTTTATTCTTTCAATAGTTTTTGTTGTACTTTTACCATTTATAAATTCTATTAATTTTACTTCATCAACTAAATCACTTCCAACAACCTCTTTACCTTCATAATCAGCACCTTTTACCAAAATATTTGGTTTGAGAGCTGATATTAGTTCATAAGGGGTATCTTCATCAAAAATCACCACGAAATCAACAGCTTCTAAAGCAGCTAATACAAAAGCTCTATCATCTTCATTATTGATAGGTCTATCATCACCTTTGAGCCTTTTTACACTTGCATCAGAATTTAGTCCAAGTACCAAAACATCCCCAAGTGACTTAGCCTTATCAAGATAGCTCACATGTCCACGGTGTAATATATCAAAACATCCATTTGTAAAAACTATTTTTTTACCCTTACTTTTTAGATTTGATAATATTTTTATCATTTCATCTGTAGTTTTTATATGAGCCTCTGGTCCACTTTTGTGTAATGATGATTTATAATCTTCTATTTCATCCAGTGTTGCAGTTGCACTTCCAACTTTTCCTACTACCACTCCAGCAGCTAGATTTGCAAATTCTACACTTTTATATATATCATATCCAAGAGCCGTCATATACCCAAGTGCAGACAAAACCGTATCCCCAGCACCTGTTACATCATAAACTTCCCTTGCAACGGTAGGTTTAATTGTAAGCTTATCATCAAAAATAGCAATACCATCTTCACTCAAAGTTATTATAGAGACTTCAAGATTTACTTCATCTTTTAGTTTTTTAATAGCTTGCAATAAAGACTCTTTTGTATCAATTTTTATTTTTGTAGCAAGACTTGCCTCTTTTTTATTTGGTGTCAAAAGATAAGCACCACTATATTTACTATAATCTTCACCTTTTGGATCAACCAAAACTTTTTTGTTTTTTGAGTTTGCAAGATTTATAATAAAGCGAGTTAGCTCATCACCCAAAACACCCTTACCATAATCAGATAACAAAACAACATCAATATCATCTATGGTCTCAGCTAAATTTTTTAATATATTTTCTTGCGAAGAGATGCTAATATCTGTTTTTGATTCTTTATCATATCTTACAACTTGTTGATTTGATACTATAATCCTACTTTTTTTACTTGTTTTTCGTCCCTCTTCTACTGATAATAAAAGCTTTACACCCAAGTTTCCAAGCATAGATTTTAACTCATCACCTGCTTCATCATCCCCTATAGCACTTATTACAGTTACATCAGCTTCAAGTGCTTTTAGATTGTTGATTACATTTCCAGCACCACCCAAAACTGCTGTTTCTTTTTTTACATCTACTACTTGCACAGGAGCTTCAGGAGAAATTCTTTCACAACTACCCCATAAGTAGTGATCTATCATCAAATCACCGATAACACATATCTTTGGAGTGACTACACTACTTGGCATTTTTTACCTCTGTCTCAAATATTCTTTTTATTTCATCAATATAAGCTTTGATACCATCTTCAAGTTCAAATCTAGGCTCAAACCCAAGATAATGTCTTGTATCGTCAATATTTGCCTCAGTAAAAAACTGATATTGCCCCACATAAGGGTTTGGAATATATTCAGTTTTATGTTTAGTTCCAAGTTCACTTTGCAAAATATCTGCAATATCTTGAAAACTTCTAGCTTTTCCTGTTCCTACATTAAATACACCACTAACCCCTGAAACAGAAGCTTTTATATTTGCTTGAATTACATCTTCAATATATACAAAATCTCTCAAAATCTTATCACTACCCTCAAACAACTTTGGAGCATTTCCCTTTAAAAGCTGATGACCAAATTGTACTACAGTAGAAGCAGTTTTATTTTTATAAAATTCTCTTGCCCCATAAACATTAAAATATCTAAGCCCTACTATATCAATAGGTAAATCTTTATCCATATAGCTATATGCTAGTTTGTCCATCATAAGCTTACTAAATCCATATACATTATTTGGATTTTCACATCCCACTTCAAATATATCACTTGTCCCGTAAGTTGCTGCACTACTTGCATATATCATATT contains:
- the gmhA gene encoding D-sedoheptulose 7-phosphate isomerase, whose product is MLSRVQSEFELHIRSVQECLPKLEADVSKSAYLIVEALKKGNKVLLCGNGGSAADAQHIAAELTGRYKTERKGLPGIALTTDTSALTAIGNDYGYDRVFDRQVEALARSGDVLIGISTSGNSKNVVNALKVAREIGCVTIGLSGREGGAMNDVCDINIVVPSQDTPRIQEMHILIGHTICHCIDDNLS
- the rfaE1 gene encoding D-glycero-beta-D-manno-heptose-7-phosphate kinase, which translates into the protein MPSSVVTPKICVIGDLMIDHYLWGSCERISPEAPVQVVDVKKETAVLGGAGNVINNLKALEADVTVISAIGDDEAGDELKSMLGNLGVKLLLSVEEGRKTSKKSRIIVSNQQVVRYDKESKTDISISSQENILKNLAETIDDIDVVLLSDYGKGVLGDELTRFIINLANSKNKKVLVDPKGEDYSKYSGAYLLTPNKKEASLATKIKIDTKESLLQAIKKLKDEVNLEVSIITLSEDGIAIFDDKLTIKPTVAREVYDVTGAGDTVLSALGYMTALGYDIYKSVEFANLAAGVVVGKVGSATATLDEIEDYKSSLHKSGPEAHIKTTDEMIKILSNLKSKGKKIVFTNGCFDILHRGHVSYLDKAKSLGDVLVLGLNSDASVKRLKGDDRPINNEDDRAFVLAALEAVDFVVIFDEDTPYELISALKPNILVKGADYEGKEVVGSDLVDEVKLIEFINGKSTTKTIERIKGNLC
- the rfaD gene encoding ADP-glyceromanno-heptose 6-epimerase, translated to MKYIKKNFNNKTILITGGAGFIGSNLAFYFQENYPKAKIVVLDLFRSDKTLSNGNLKSFGHFKNLIGFNGIVISGDINDKTLLKELEHNYKFDYIFHEAAISDTTATEQDLMIQTNVNAFEDLLKLAIKHKANMIYASSAATYGTSDIFEVGCENPNNVYGFSKLMMDKLAYSYMDKDLPIDIVGLRYFNVYGAREFYKNKTASTVVQFGHQLLKGNAPKLFEGSDKILRDFVYIEDVIQANIKASVSGVSGVFNVGTGKARSFQDIADILQSELGTKHKTEYIPNPYVGQYQFFTEANIDDTRHYLGFEPRFELEDGIKAYIDEIKRIFETEVKNAK